In Drosophila yakuba strain Tai18E2 chromosome 2R, Prin_Dyak_Tai18E2_2.1, whole genome shotgun sequence, a single genomic region encodes these proteins:
- the LOC6531030 gene encoding flocculation protein FLO11 isoform X1, with the protein MPQETKTVAAAKDQNQRDHIDEEEVIELHKSRSFYDRVREQAERFASTQIGQFVIERADKALAMIEDTAKWSLPQEKSAVPLERPLPWAAFLMLIVLLRLTRIWLSVGALMIGNGPISPTDMVYFIQTRRRKLRAIRVHGLKVMRRRQQEVSYGSGKGLTQKLNQWFSRAMCRPGVQQDSSSRRVFVRHSEQGLSNSVAKRPREEDCNADADANLTIDQMLAKYANENSEDDSDFVPNEEEEESSSSSSSGGSDSESGSSEGISSGDVEEVVSQAKQKSAGAVVENGVHKAEEKENDKGKLNVTTTSNGNNDKEQAEVATAAPQPDEEWKSSPGHMSAAVMSTRLYNNTAAAATTDPDPQPEPNSQPEPEYESEIPSEPPSHTQQPSTDDDAEDSCSTSGSSQTGITVYRADEAQPDTQTAQILEVAATIIDSHLSNYPTVDTLTPATSSEDIFYSPIGSPTCFNTSLGNQALHKRASIQSVLAHSTPTTEVRDQPTEEANSSVSQTPETEKTQPQIPKEVHNQNQQQNQQQRQRNHPHQRYRGRNRR; encoded by the exons ATGCCACAAGAAACGAAGACGGTGGCGGCAGCCAAAGATCAAAACCAACGAGACCATATCGACGAGGAAGAAGTCATCGAACTCCACAAGTCACGCAGCTTCTACGACCGGGTTCGCGAGCAGGCCGAGAGATTTGCCAGCACGCAAATTGGCCAATTCGTGATCGAAAGGGCCGATAAAGCCCTGGCCATGATCGAGGATACTGCCAAGTGGAGTCTTCCGCAAG AAAAGTCTGCCGTTCCCTTGGAACGCCCCTTGCCCTGGGCTGCATTCCTGATGCTCATCGTCCTGCTGCGGCTCACACGCATTTGGTTGTCGGTTGGAGCCCTGATGATCGGCAATGGTCCGATATCACCCACGGACATGGTCTACTTCATACAGACCAGACGCCGCAAGCTGCGGGCCATTCGAGTTCATGGCCTTAAGGTGATGAGGCGGCGCCAGCAGGAGGTGTCCTATGGCAGTGGCAAGGGTCTGACTCAGAAGCTCAATCAGTGGTTCTCCCGAGCCATGTGCCGTCCAGGAGTTCAGCAGGATAGCAGCAGTCGCCGGGTGTTTGTCCGCCATTCGGAGCAG GGACTAAGCAATTCGGTGGCCAAGCGTCCTCGGGAGGAGGACTGcaatgccgatgccgatgccaaCCTGACCATCGACCAGATGCTGGCCAAGTATGCCAACGAGAACTCCGAGGATGACTCCGACTTTGTGCCcaacgaggaggaggaagagagcagcagcagtagcagcagcggGGGTAGCGATTCCGAATCCGGCTCCAGCGAAGGAATAAGCAGCGGCGATGTGGAGGAGGTTGTCAGCCAG GCAAAGCAGAAATCAGCTGGAGCGGTGGTGGAAAACGGAGTGCACAAGGCCGAGGAGAAGGAAAATGATAAGGGAAAACTGAACGTAACGACAACCAGCAATGGCAACAACGACAAGGAGCAGGCGGAAGTTG CCACTGCTGCCCCCCAGCCGGATGAGGAGTGGAAATCTTCGCCAGGACACATGAGCGCCGCCGTGATGAGCACCCGACTGTACAACAATACCGCCGCTGCAG CCACCACTGATCCTGATCCCCAACCAGAGCCTAATTCTCAGCCCGAACCTGAATACGAATCCGAAATCCCATCCGAACCTCCATCCCACACCCAACAACCCTCAACCGATGACGATGCCGAGGATAGTTGCAGCACCAGTGGCAGTAGTCAAACCGGGATCACTGTCTACCGGGCCGATGAAGCCCAGCCAGATACCCAGACTGCACAGATACTCGAGGTTGCCGCCACGATAATTGATTCACATCTATCCAACTATCCCACTGTTGACACCCTAACTCCTGCCACCTCCTCCGAAGATATATTCTATAGCCCTATCG GTTCACCCACTTGCTTCAATACTAGCCTAGGAAACCAGGCGCTCCACAAGCGGGCCAGCATTCAATCCGTCCTGG CCCACTCCACGCCCACGACGGAGGTGAGAGATCAACCCACTGAAGAGGCAAACTCCTCGGTGTCCCAAACACCTGAGACCGAGAAAACTCAACCGCAAATTCCCAAGGAAGTCCATAATCAGAATCAGCAGCAAAATCAACAGCAGCGTCAACGCAATCATCCCCACCAACGCTATCGTGGACGCAATCGGCGCTAG
- the LOC6531030 gene encoding uncharacterized protein LOC6531030 isoform X4, producing the protein MPQETKTVAAAKDQNQRDHIDEEEVIELHKSRSFYDRVREQAERFASTQIGQFVIERADKALAMIEDTAKWSLPQEKSAVPLERPLPWAAFLMLIVLLRLTRIWLSVGALMIGNGPISPTDMVYFIQTRRRKLRAIRVHGLKVMRRRQQEVSYGSGKGLTQKLNQWFSRAMCRPGVQQDSSSRRVFVRHSEQGLSNSVAKRPREEDCNADADANLTIDQMLAKYANENSEDDSDFVPNEEEEESSSSSSSGGSDSESGSSEGISSGDVEEVVSQAKQKSAGAVVENGVHKAEEKENDKGKLNVTTTSNGNNDKEQAEVATAAPQPDEEWKSSPGHMSAAVMSTRLYNNTAAAGSPTCFNTSLGNQALHKRASIQSVLAHSTPTTEVRDQPTEEANSSVSQTPETEKTQPQIPKEVHNQNQQQNQQQRQRNHPHQRYRGRNRR; encoded by the exons ATGCCACAAGAAACGAAGACGGTGGCGGCAGCCAAAGATCAAAACCAACGAGACCATATCGACGAGGAAGAAGTCATCGAACTCCACAAGTCACGCAGCTTCTACGACCGGGTTCGCGAGCAGGCCGAGAGATTTGCCAGCACGCAAATTGGCCAATTCGTGATCGAAAGGGCCGATAAAGCCCTGGCCATGATCGAGGATACTGCCAAGTGGAGTCTTCCGCAAG AAAAGTCTGCCGTTCCCTTGGAACGCCCCTTGCCCTGGGCTGCATTCCTGATGCTCATCGTCCTGCTGCGGCTCACACGCATTTGGTTGTCGGTTGGAGCCCTGATGATCGGCAATGGTCCGATATCACCCACGGACATGGTCTACTTCATACAGACCAGACGCCGCAAGCTGCGGGCCATTCGAGTTCATGGCCTTAAGGTGATGAGGCGGCGCCAGCAGGAGGTGTCCTATGGCAGTGGCAAGGGTCTGACTCAGAAGCTCAATCAGTGGTTCTCCCGAGCCATGTGCCGTCCAGGAGTTCAGCAGGATAGCAGCAGTCGCCGGGTGTTTGTCCGCCATTCGGAGCAG GGACTAAGCAATTCGGTGGCCAAGCGTCCTCGGGAGGAGGACTGcaatgccgatgccgatgccaaCCTGACCATCGACCAGATGCTGGCCAAGTATGCCAACGAGAACTCCGAGGATGACTCCGACTTTGTGCCcaacgaggaggaggaagagagcagcagcagtagcagcagcggGGGTAGCGATTCCGAATCCGGCTCCAGCGAAGGAATAAGCAGCGGCGATGTGGAGGAGGTTGTCAGCCAG GCAAAGCAGAAATCAGCTGGAGCGGTGGTGGAAAACGGAGTGCACAAGGCCGAGGAGAAGGAAAATGATAAGGGAAAACTGAACGTAACGACAACCAGCAATGGCAACAACGACAAGGAGCAGGCGGAAGTTG CCACTGCTGCCCCCCAGCCGGATGAGGAGTGGAAATCTTCGCCAGGACACATGAGCGCCGCCGTGATGAGCACCCGACTGTACAACAATACCGCCGCTGCAG GTTCACCCACTTGCTTCAATACTAGCCTAGGAAACCAGGCGCTCCACAAGCGGGCCAGCATTCAATCCGTCCTGG CCCACTCCACGCCCACGACGGAGGTGAGAGATCAACCCACTGAAGAGGCAAACTCCTCGGTGTCCCAAACACCTGAGACCGAGAAAACTCAACCGCAAATTCCCAAGGAAGTCCATAATCAGAATCAGCAGCAAAATCAACAGCAGCGTCAACGCAATCATCCCCACCAACGCTATCGTGGACGCAATCGGCGCTAG
- the LOC6531030 gene encoding uncharacterized protein LOC6531030 isoform X2 has translation MPQETKTVAAAKDQNQRDHIDEEEVIELHKSRSFYDRVREQAERFASTQIGQFVIERADKALAMIEDTAKWSLPQEKSAVPLERPLPWAAFLMLIVLLRLTRIWLSVGALMIGNGPISPTDMVYFIQTRRRKLRAIRVHGLKVMRRRQQEVSYGSGKGLTQKLNQWFSRAMCRPGVQQDSSSRRVFVRHSEQGLSNSVAKRPREEDCNADADANLTIDQMLAKYANENSEDDSDFVPNEEEEESSSSSSSGGSDSESGSSEGISSGDVEEVVSQAKQKSAGAVVENGVHKAEEKENDKGKLNVTTTSNGNNDKEQAEVATAAPQPDEEWKSSPGHMSAAVMSTRLYNNTAAAATTDPDPQPEPNSQPEPEYESEIPSEPPSHTQQPSTDDDAEDSCSTSGSSQTGITVYRADEAQPDTQTAQILEVAATIIDSHLSNYPTVDTLTPATSSEDIFYSPIGSPTCFNTSLGNQALHKRASIQSVLGNPLHAHDGGERSTH, from the exons ATGCCACAAGAAACGAAGACGGTGGCGGCAGCCAAAGATCAAAACCAACGAGACCATATCGACGAGGAAGAAGTCATCGAACTCCACAAGTCACGCAGCTTCTACGACCGGGTTCGCGAGCAGGCCGAGAGATTTGCCAGCACGCAAATTGGCCAATTCGTGATCGAAAGGGCCGATAAAGCCCTGGCCATGATCGAGGATACTGCCAAGTGGAGTCTTCCGCAAG AAAAGTCTGCCGTTCCCTTGGAACGCCCCTTGCCCTGGGCTGCATTCCTGATGCTCATCGTCCTGCTGCGGCTCACACGCATTTGGTTGTCGGTTGGAGCCCTGATGATCGGCAATGGTCCGATATCACCCACGGACATGGTCTACTTCATACAGACCAGACGCCGCAAGCTGCGGGCCATTCGAGTTCATGGCCTTAAGGTGATGAGGCGGCGCCAGCAGGAGGTGTCCTATGGCAGTGGCAAGGGTCTGACTCAGAAGCTCAATCAGTGGTTCTCCCGAGCCATGTGCCGTCCAGGAGTTCAGCAGGATAGCAGCAGTCGCCGGGTGTTTGTCCGCCATTCGGAGCAG GGACTAAGCAATTCGGTGGCCAAGCGTCCTCGGGAGGAGGACTGcaatgccgatgccgatgccaaCCTGACCATCGACCAGATGCTGGCCAAGTATGCCAACGAGAACTCCGAGGATGACTCCGACTTTGTGCCcaacgaggaggaggaagagagcagcagcagtagcagcagcggGGGTAGCGATTCCGAATCCGGCTCCAGCGAAGGAATAAGCAGCGGCGATGTGGAGGAGGTTGTCAGCCAG GCAAAGCAGAAATCAGCTGGAGCGGTGGTGGAAAACGGAGTGCACAAGGCCGAGGAGAAGGAAAATGATAAGGGAAAACTGAACGTAACGACAACCAGCAATGGCAACAACGACAAGGAGCAGGCGGAAGTTG CCACTGCTGCCCCCCAGCCGGATGAGGAGTGGAAATCTTCGCCAGGACACATGAGCGCCGCCGTGATGAGCACCCGACTGTACAACAATACCGCCGCTGCAG CCACCACTGATCCTGATCCCCAACCAGAGCCTAATTCTCAGCCCGAACCTGAATACGAATCCGAAATCCCATCCGAACCTCCATCCCACACCCAACAACCCTCAACCGATGACGATGCCGAGGATAGTTGCAGCACCAGTGGCAGTAGTCAAACCGGGATCACTGTCTACCGGGCCGATGAAGCCCAGCCAGATACCCAGACTGCACAGATACTCGAGGTTGCCGCCACGATAATTGATTCACATCTATCCAACTATCCCACTGTTGACACCCTAACTCCTGCCACCTCCTCCGAAGATATATTCTATAGCCCTATCG GTTCACCCACTTGCTTCAATACTAGCCTAGGAAACCAGGCGCTCCACAAGCGGGCCAGCATTCAATCCGTCCTGGGCAA CCCACTCCACGCCCACGACGGAGGTGAGAGATCAACCCACTGA
- the LOC6531030 gene encoding uncharacterized protein LOC6531030 isoform X3, which yields MPQETKTVAAAKDQNQRDHIDEEEVIELHKSRSFYDRVREQAERFASTQIGQFVIERADKALAMIEDTAKWSLPQEKSAVPLERPLPWAAFLMLIVLLRLTRIWLSVGALMIGNGPISPTDMVYFIQTRRRKLRAIRVHGLKVMRRRQQEVSYGSGKGLTQKLNQWFSRAMCRPGVQQDSSSRRVFVRHSEQGLSNSVAKRPREEDCNADADANLTIDQMLAKYANENSEDDSDFVPNEEEEESSSSSSSGGSDSESGSSEGISSGDVEEVVSQAKQKSAGAVVENGVHKAEEKENDKGKLNVTTTSNGNNDKEQAEVATAAPQPDEEWKSSPGHMSAAVMSTRLYNNTAAAATTDPDPQPEPNSQPEPEYESEIPSEPPSHTQQPSTDDDAEDSCSTSGSSQTGITVYRADEAQPDTQTAQILEVAATIIDSHLSNYPTVDTLTPATSSEDIFYSPIVSFPI from the exons ATGCCACAAGAAACGAAGACGGTGGCGGCAGCCAAAGATCAAAACCAACGAGACCATATCGACGAGGAAGAAGTCATCGAACTCCACAAGTCACGCAGCTTCTACGACCGGGTTCGCGAGCAGGCCGAGAGATTTGCCAGCACGCAAATTGGCCAATTCGTGATCGAAAGGGCCGATAAAGCCCTGGCCATGATCGAGGATACTGCCAAGTGGAGTCTTCCGCAAG AAAAGTCTGCCGTTCCCTTGGAACGCCCCTTGCCCTGGGCTGCATTCCTGATGCTCATCGTCCTGCTGCGGCTCACACGCATTTGGTTGTCGGTTGGAGCCCTGATGATCGGCAATGGTCCGATATCACCCACGGACATGGTCTACTTCATACAGACCAGACGCCGCAAGCTGCGGGCCATTCGAGTTCATGGCCTTAAGGTGATGAGGCGGCGCCAGCAGGAGGTGTCCTATGGCAGTGGCAAGGGTCTGACTCAGAAGCTCAATCAGTGGTTCTCCCGAGCCATGTGCCGTCCAGGAGTTCAGCAGGATAGCAGCAGTCGCCGGGTGTTTGTCCGCCATTCGGAGCAG GGACTAAGCAATTCGGTGGCCAAGCGTCCTCGGGAGGAGGACTGcaatgccgatgccgatgccaaCCTGACCATCGACCAGATGCTGGCCAAGTATGCCAACGAGAACTCCGAGGATGACTCCGACTTTGTGCCcaacgaggaggaggaagagagcagcagcagtagcagcagcggGGGTAGCGATTCCGAATCCGGCTCCAGCGAAGGAATAAGCAGCGGCGATGTGGAGGAGGTTGTCAGCCAG GCAAAGCAGAAATCAGCTGGAGCGGTGGTGGAAAACGGAGTGCACAAGGCCGAGGAGAAGGAAAATGATAAGGGAAAACTGAACGTAACGACAACCAGCAATGGCAACAACGACAAGGAGCAGGCGGAAGTTG CCACTGCTGCCCCCCAGCCGGATGAGGAGTGGAAATCTTCGCCAGGACACATGAGCGCCGCCGTGATGAGCACCCGACTGTACAACAATACCGCCGCTGCAG CCACCACTGATCCTGATCCCCAACCAGAGCCTAATTCTCAGCCCGAACCTGAATACGAATCCGAAATCCCATCCGAACCTCCATCCCACACCCAACAACCCTCAACCGATGACGATGCCGAGGATAGTTGCAGCACCAGTGGCAGTAGTCAAACCGGGATCACTGTCTACCGGGCCGATGAAGCCCAGCCAGATACCCAGACTGCACAGATACTCGAGGTTGCCGCCACGATAATTGATTCACATCTATCCAACTATCCCACTGTTGACACCCTAACTCCTGCCACCTCCTCCGAAGATATATTCTATAGCCCTATCG TCTCTTTCCCCATTTAG
- the LOC6531030 gene encoding uncharacterized protein LOC6531030 isoform X5: MPQETKTVAAAKDQNQRDHIDEEEVIELHKSRSFYDRVREQAERFASTQIGQFVIERADKALAMIEDTAKWSLPQEKSAVPLERPLPWAAFLMLIVLLRLTRIWLSVGALMIGNGPISPTDMVYFIQTRRRKLRAIRVHGLKVMRRRQQEVSYGSGKGLTQKLNQWFSRAMCRPGVQQDSSSRRVFVRHSEQGLSNSVAKRPREEDCNADADANLTIDQMLAKYANENSEDDSDFVPNEEEEESSSSSSSGGSDSESGSSEGISSGDVEEVVSQAKQKSAGAVVENGVHKAEEKENDKGKLNVTTTSNGNNDKEQAEVATAAPQPDEEWKSSPGHMSAAVMSTRLYNNTAAAGSPTCFNTSLGNQALHKRASIQSVLGNPLHAHDGGERSTH, translated from the exons ATGCCACAAGAAACGAAGACGGTGGCGGCAGCCAAAGATCAAAACCAACGAGACCATATCGACGAGGAAGAAGTCATCGAACTCCACAAGTCACGCAGCTTCTACGACCGGGTTCGCGAGCAGGCCGAGAGATTTGCCAGCACGCAAATTGGCCAATTCGTGATCGAAAGGGCCGATAAAGCCCTGGCCATGATCGAGGATACTGCCAAGTGGAGTCTTCCGCAAG AAAAGTCTGCCGTTCCCTTGGAACGCCCCTTGCCCTGGGCTGCATTCCTGATGCTCATCGTCCTGCTGCGGCTCACACGCATTTGGTTGTCGGTTGGAGCCCTGATGATCGGCAATGGTCCGATATCACCCACGGACATGGTCTACTTCATACAGACCAGACGCCGCAAGCTGCGGGCCATTCGAGTTCATGGCCTTAAGGTGATGAGGCGGCGCCAGCAGGAGGTGTCCTATGGCAGTGGCAAGGGTCTGACTCAGAAGCTCAATCAGTGGTTCTCCCGAGCCATGTGCCGTCCAGGAGTTCAGCAGGATAGCAGCAGTCGCCGGGTGTTTGTCCGCCATTCGGAGCAG GGACTAAGCAATTCGGTGGCCAAGCGTCCTCGGGAGGAGGACTGcaatgccgatgccgatgccaaCCTGACCATCGACCAGATGCTGGCCAAGTATGCCAACGAGAACTCCGAGGATGACTCCGACTTTGTGCCcaacgaggaggaggaagagagcagcagcagtagcagcagcggGGGTAGCGATTCCGAATCCGGCTCCAGCGAAGGAATAAGCAGCGGCGATGTGGAGGAGGTTGTCAGCCAG GCAAAGCAGAAATCAGCTGGAGCGGTGGTGGAAAACGGAGTGCACAAGGCCGAGGAGAAGGAAAATGATAAGGGAAAACTGAACGTAACGACAACCAGCAATGGCAACAACGACAAGGAGCAGGCGGAAGTTG CCACTGCTGCCCCCCAGCCGGATGAGGAGTGGAAATCTTCGCCAGGACACATGAGCGCCGCCGTGATGAGCACCCGACTGTACAACAATACCGCCGCTGCAG GTTCACCCACTTGCTTCAATACTAGCCTAGGAAACCAGGCGCTCCACAAGCGGGCCAGCATTCAATCCGTCCTGGGCAA CCCACTCCACGCCCACGACGGAGGTGAGAGATCAACCCACTGA
- the LOC6531030 gene encoding uncharacterized protein LOC6531030 isoform X6 — MPQETKTVAAAKDQNQRDHIDEEEVIELHKSRSFYDRVREQAERFASTQIGQFVIERADKALAMIEDTAKWSLPQEKSAVPLERPLPWAAFLMLIVLLRLTRIWLSVGALMIGNGPISPTDMVYFIQTRRRKLRAIRVHGLKVMRRRQQEVSYGSGKGLTQKLNQWFSRAMCRPGVQQDSSSRRVFVRHSEQGLSNSVAKRPREEDCNADADANLTIDQMLAKYANENSEDDSDFVPNEEEEESSSSSSSGGSDSESGSSEGISSGDVEEVVSQAKQKSAGAVVENGVHKAEEKENDKGKLNVTTTSNGNNDKEQAEVATAAPQPDEEWKSSPGHMSAAVMSTRLYNNTAAAVFCLCFCYSVHVFKHNSHH, encoded by the exons ATGCCACAAGAAACGAAGACGGTGGCGGCAGCCAAAGATCAAAACCAACGAGACCATATCGACGAGGAAGAAGTCATCGAACTCCACAAGTCACGCAGCTTCTACGACCGGGTTCGCGAGCAGGCCGAGAGATTTGCCAGCACGCAAATTGGCCAATTCGTGATCGAAAGGGCCGATAAAGCCCTGGCCATGATCGAGGATACTGCCAAGTGGAGTCTTCCGCAAG AAAAGTCTGCCGTTCCCTTGGAACGCCCCTTGCCCTGGGCTGCATTCCTGATGCTCATCGTCCTGCTGCGGCTCACACGCATTTGGTTGTCGGTTGGAGCCCTGATGATCGGCAATGGTCCGATATCACCCACGGACATGGTCTACTTCATACAGACCAGACGCCGCAAGCTGCGGGCCATTCGAGTTCATGGCCTTAAGGTGATGAGGCGGCGCCAGCAGGAGGTGTCCTATGGCAGTGGCAAGGGTCTGACTCAGAAGCTCAATCAGTGGTTCTCCCGAGCCATGTGCCGTCCAGGAGTTCAGCAGGATAGCAGCAGTCGCCGGGTGTTTGTCCGCCATTCGGAGCAG GGACTAAGCAATTCGGTGGCCAAGCGTCCTCGGGAGGAGGACTGcaatgccgatgccgatgccaaCCTGACCATCGACCAGATGCTGGCCAAGTATGCCAACGAGAACTCCGAGGATGACTCCGACTTTGTGCCcaacgaggaggaggaagagagcagcagcagtagcagcagcggGGGTAGCGATTCCGAATCCGGCTCCAGCGAAGGAATAAGCAGCGGCGATGTGGAGGAGGTTGTCAGCCAG GCAAAGCAGAAATCAGCTGGAGCGGTGGTGGAAAACGGAGTGCACAAGGCCGAGGAGAAGGAAAATGATAAGGGAAAACTGAACGTAACGACAACCAGCAATGGCAACAACGACAAGGAGCAGGCGGAAGTTG CCACTGCTGCCCCCCAGCCGGATGAGGAGTGGAAATCTTCGCCAGGACACATGAGCGCCGCCGTGATGAGCACCCGACTGTACAACAATACCGCCGCTGCAG TattttgtctctgtttctgttACTCCGTGCATGTGTTCAAACACAACAGCCACCACTGA